The following coding sequences are from one Methanococcoides orientis window:
- a CDS encoding class I SAM-dependent methyltransferase, which translates to MTETKEVLHRYNRYSHVYDIFEIIMEEIAFKKWRPEVFSKVEGRCLEVGFGTGKNFSHYPKDKDVQMVAIDLSPGMAAKSKKRTTGVDVDMILMDAQHLAFKDNVFDSVVTTFVLCSIPDPVKGVEEFVRVCKPDGKIINMEHVRTRNRLIAFMQDLMNPITNGFFGFNMNRDTRTNIEKGGTTVIEDKHMTITDIFRLFVSKPNK; encoded by the coding sequence GTGACAGAAACAAAAGAAGTACTTCATCGGTATAACCGTTACTCGCATGTCTATGATATTTTTGAGATCATAATGGAAGAGATCGCCTTTAAAAAGTGGAGACCAGAAGTATTTTCAAAGGTTGAAGGAAGGTGTCTTGAGGTCGGGTTTGGAACCGGCAAGAACTTCAGCCACTATCCAAAAGACAAAGATGTGCAAATGGTAGCCATCGACCTCTCCCCGGGAATGGCAGCAAAATCAAAAAAGAGAACAACAGGAGTTGATGTGGACATGATATTAATGGATGCACAGCATCTTGCTTTCAAGGACAACGTGTTCGATTCTGTTGTGACGACCTTTGTCCTTTGCTCGATCCCTGACCCGGTAAAAGGTGTAGAAGAATTCGTGAGAGTTTGCAAACCTGATGGAAAGATCATAAACATGGAGCATGTTCGTACCAGGAACCGCCTGATAGCTTTTATGCAGGACCTTATGAATCCGATAACCAACGGATTTTTCGGCTTTAATATGAACCGGGACACAAGGACCAATATAGAAAAAGGCGGAACAACGGTCATAGAGGACAAGCATATGACCATTACGGACATATTCAGGCTTTTCGTCAGCAAACCAAATAAGTAA
- a CDS encoding molybdopterin-dependent oxidoreductase, whose protein sequence is MKWISTTILVILVSVIISSSGCVSSDSDTEGDGSDGIYGDEVETLEYQGVELTPINEQRNNAIKGTQRINEDTYLLRIDGMVDTPESFTYGQVTSYPNVSKVVILDCVEGWGFTAKWTGVPVKTLLDEVGVQEGASTVIFYSEDGYSTAHDLDYLVENNIILGYKLNDVTLPEDRGFPFQLVAEGKYGYKWGKWITSIEVTDEPYEGYWESRGYNNNADVGGPRFG, encoded by the coding sequence ATGAAGTGGATATCGACTACAATTCTGGTAATTCTTGTATCTGTGATAATAAGTTCATCTGGCTGTGTTTCTTCAGATTCGGATACTGAAGGCGATGGAAGTGATGGTATCTATGGGGATGAAGTGGAAACCCTTGAATATCAGGGAGTGGAGCTGACTCCTATTAATGAACAGAGGAACAACGCAATAAAAGGAACTCAGCGGATAAATGAGGACACATACCTTCTAAGGATCGATGGTATGGTTGACACTCCTGAATCTTTTACCTATGGTCAGGTCACTTCATACCCGAACGTTTCGAAAGTAGTGATCCTTGATTGTGTCGAAGGCTGGGGTTTTACTGCAAAATGGACTGGTGTTCCAGTAAAGACACTTCTTGATGAAGTAGGTGTGCAGGAAGGGGCTAGCACTGTGATATTCTATTCAGAAGATGGCTATTCCACGGCTCATGATCTGGATTATCTTGTTGAAAACAACATCATACTTGGCTATAAACTCAATGATGTGACACTTCCGGAGGACCGGGGTTTCCCATTCCAGCTTGTGGCAGAAGGCAAGTACGGCTACAAATGGGGAAAATGGATAACCAGCATCGAGGTCACGGATGAACCTTATGAAGGGTACTGGGAATCCAGGGGCTACAATAATAATGCTGATGTGGGAGGACCTCGGTTTGGCTGA